The segment GACCTCGTTGCTGATCGTGGTCGTGGTTGTTATGGACTTCATGTCCCAAGTACAATCGCACCTCGTTTCGCACCAGTACGAATCCCTGATGAAGAAAGCCAACCTGAAGGGCTACGGCAGCGGCATGCTCCGCTGAAGTACTACCCCGTAAGGTGAGAGGAGTTGGTGATGAAAGTTCGTGCATCGGTGAAAAAGCTGTGCCGTAACTGCAAGATTATTCGCCGCGAAGGTGTTGTTCGGGTAATTTGCAGCGCGGAACCACGTCACAAACAGCGCCAAGGCTGAGTGTGATCTGTTTGAAGCCCAGCAGCTAGTGCGCTGCTGGGTTGATTATTTGTTATTACAGCGATATTATCTCGCGCCCTATTTCTTGGCTTCCGGGGCGTAGGTAGCTGTCAATTGGAGTCCCACTGAATGGCCCGTATTGCAGGCGTTAACATTCCAGATAACAAGCACACTGTTATCTCGCTGACCTACATCTATGGTGTTGGTCGCACTACCTCACAGAAAATCTGTGCGGATGCTGGTGTAAACCCAGCCGCTAAGATCAAGGATCTGAGCGACGAGCAGATTGAGTTGCTGCGTGGCGAAGTGGCGAAGTTCACCACTGAAGGTGACCTGCGTCGTGAAGTCAACATGAAAATCAAACGCTTGATGGACTTGGGCTGCTACCGCGGTCTGCGCCATCGTCGTGGTCTTCCAGTACGCGGTCAGCGTACCAAGACCAACGCGCGTACTCGCAAAGGTCCGCGTAAGCCGATCCGCAAGTAATCGCACCAGCGAATCGACAGGAATTTAGTCATGGCAAAACCTGCTGCTCGTCCTCGTAAGAAAATTAAAAAGACAGTGGTTGATGGCATCGCCCACATCCACGCGTCTTTCAACAACACCATCGTGACCATCACCGACCGTCAGGGTAACGCGCTTTCTTGGGCTACCTCCGGTGGTTCGGGTTTCCGCGGTTCTCGCAAGTCCACCCCGTTCGCTGCTCAAGTAGCTGCTGAACGTGCTGGTCAAGCTGCGCTGGAATATGGCCTGAAAAACCTTGACGTTAACGTTAAGGGCCCAGGTCCAGGTCGTGAGTCCGCTGTCCGTGCTTTGAACGGCTGTGGCTATAAGATCGCCAGCATCACCGACGTGACGCCTATCCCGCACAACGGGTGCCGTCCGCCGAAGAAGCGCCGCGTGTAATCCAGGAGACTGTAAAGAATGGCTCGTTACATTGGTCCAAAATGCAAACTGGCACGTCGTGAAGGCACCGATCTCTTCCTGAAGAGTGGTGTGCGCGCTATCGAATCGAAGTGCAATATTGAAGCTGCTCCAGGCATCCACGGCCAACGCCGCGGTCGCCAATCCGACTACGGTACCCAACTGCGTGAAAAGCAGAAGGTCCGTCGTATCTACGGCGTTCTCGAGCGTCAGTTCAGCGGCTACTACAAACAAGCTGCTGGCAAGAAAGGTGCAACCGGTGAAAACCTGCTGCAACTGCTCGAATGCCGCCTGGATAACGTCGTATA is part of the Pseudomonas sp. ML2-2023-3 genome and harbors:
- the rpmJ gene encoding 50S ribosomal protein L36, giving the protein MKVRASVKKLCRNCKIIRREGVVRVICSAEPRHKQRQG
- the rpsM gene encoding 30S ribosomal protein S13 produces the protein MARIAGVNIPDNKHTVISLTYIYGVGRTTSQKICADAGVNPAAKIKDLSDEQIELLRGEVAKFTTEGDLRREVNMKIKRLMDLGCYRGLRHRRGLPVRGQRTKTNARTRKGPRKPIRK
- the rpsK gene encoding 30S ribosomal protein S11, whose translation is MAKPAARPRKKIKKTVVDGIAHIHASFNNTIVTITDRQGNALSWATSGGSGFRGSRKSTPFAAQVAAERAGQAALEYGLKNLDVNVKGPGPGRESAVRALNGCGYKIASITDVTPIPHNGCRPPKKRRV